From a region of the Verrucomicrobiia bacterium genome:
- the cas2 gene encoding CRISPR-associated endonuclease Cas2, which produces MLILITYDVSTAEKAGMKRLRRVARACEDYGVRVQKSVFECQVGQTEWVQLRDRLLREIKADEDSLRFYYLDETAKQKIEHHGVDKPIDLTEPLIL; this is translated from the coding sequence ATGCTGATTCTCATCACTTATGATGTCTCAACGGCCGAGAAGGCCGGGATGAAGCGGCTTCGTCGCGTGGCGCGAGCCTGTGAGGACTACGGCGTGCGGGTGCAAAAAAGCGTCTTTGAATGCCAGGTTGGGCAAACGGAATGGGTGCAGTTGCGGGATCGGTTATTGAGGGAGATCAAGGCTGATGAAGATTCGTTGCGGTTTTATTATTTGGATGAAACAGCGAAGCAAAAGATCGAGCATCATGGAGTGGACAAGCCGATTGACCTCACTGAACCGCTTATTCTTTGA